A genomic segment from Aegilops tauschii subsp. strangulata cultivar AL8/78 chromosome 1, Aet v6.0, whole genome shotgun sequence encodes:
- the LOC109766458 gene encoding myb-related protein Hv33 yields the protein MGRPSSGGVGQPKLRKGLWSPEEDEKLYNHIIRHGVGCWSSVPRLAGLNRCGKSCRLRWINYLRPDLKRGCFSQQEEDHIVALHQILGNRWSQIASHLPGRTDNEIKNFWNSCIKKKLRQQGIDPATHKPMAAADTATAPLPDPEEEDRKPLSAAVGGSLAPKQPAVFDPFPVCADYGGGFAHGLGAENAAALYGQLVGCKEGADDDAGFGGADYSSVLDVSENLGYGESSSNSSNWNYGGEVGSVLDGEVPHWGKADMEQQHTPLEHKLSLPCQEQSLLASFDFNLELEPYF from the exons ATGGGACGTCCGTCGTCCGGCGGCGTGGGGCAGCCCAAGCTCCGTAAGGGGCTGTGGTCGCCTGAGGAGGACGAGAAGCTCTACAACCACATCATCCGGCACGGCGTTGGCTGCTGGAGCTCCGTCCCCAGGCTCGCCGGGCTGAACCGCTGCGGCAAGAGCTGCCGTCTCCGGTGGATCAACTACCTCCGCCCCGACCTCAAGCGCGGCTGCTTCTCGCAGCAGGAGGAGGACCACATCGTTGCGCTCCACCAGATCCTCGGCAACAG GTGGTCACAGATCGCGTCGCACCTGCCGGGCCGGACGGACAACGAAATCAAGAATTTCTGGAACAGCTGCATCAAGAAGAAGCTCCGGCAGCAAGGCATCGACCCCGCCACGCACAAGCCCATGGCCGCCGCCGACACGGCCACGGCGCCATTGCCGGATCCGGAAGAGGAAGACCGTAAGCCACTTTCCGCGGCGGTCGGCGGCAGCCTCGCTCCGAAGCAGCCGGCGGTGTTCGACCCGTTCCCCGTGTGCGCCGACTACGGCGGCGGGTTCGCCCACGGCCTCGGCGCGGAGAACGCGGCCGCATTGTACGGTCAGCTCGTTGGCTGCAAGGAGGGCGCGGACGACGACGCCGGGTTCGGAGGCGCGGACTACAGCAGCGTACTGGACGTCTCCGAGAACCTGGGCTACGGGGAGAGCTCGAGCAACAGCAGCAACTGGAACTACGGCGGCGAGGTGGGCAGCGTGCTCGACGGCGAGGTGCCGCACTGGGGCAAGGCGGATATGGAGCAGCAGCACACACCGCTAGAGCACAAGTTGTCGCTGCCCTGCCAAGAACAGAGCCTCCTCGCAAGTTTCGATTTCAACTTGGAATTGGAACCATACTTCTGA